One genomic segment of Gossypium arboreum isolate Shixiya-1 chromosome 3, ASM2569848v2, whole genome shotgun sequence includes these proteins:
- the LOC108476342 gene encoding methylmalonate-semialdehyde dehydrogenase [acylating], mitochondrial-like isoform X2, whose translation MMDIECSSELNEQPQMLPPPPGTFIDREELIQHVGEFAVSQGYVVTIKQSKRDKVVVLGCDRGGVYRNRRKPIDESAECIRRRRTGSRLTNCPFEVVGKKDDGLWVLTVKNGTHNHEPLKDIAEHPSARRFSEKEVLLIKEMTEAGLKPRQILKRLRQSNPDLLSTPKHVYNVKAKLRQGNMSVRNYKSLKPQKSAVRNNYLSVMEPSWRQHNPPRVPNLIGGRFVDSQSFASIDVINPATQEVVSQVPLTTNEEFRAAVFAAKRAFPSWRNTQSTIRQRIMFKFQELIRRDIDKLAMNITNEHGKALKDAYDDVLCGLEVVEHACGLANLQIGEFVSNISNGVDSYSIREPLGVCAGICPFDFPAMIPLWMFSTAVTCGNTFILKPSEKDPGAAVMLAELAAEAGLPNGVLNIVHGSNEIISTICDDDDIKAVSFVGPSTAGSYVYSRASAKGKRVQCNIGAKNHAVVMPDASMDTTLNALVTAGFGGAGQKRMSLSTVVFVGGLTPWEDKLVERAQALRVQPGTEPDTDIGPVISKQAKELICRLIQSSVGSGAKLVVDGRNILVPGYEHGNFIGPTILSNVKVSMECYKEETCGPVLLCMEADNIEEAIDIVNRNKYGNGASIFTTSGVTARKFQTEIEVGQVGINIPISAPFPFSCFTSLKPLFAGDINFDGKAGIQFYTQIKTVSQQWKDVAAGTSSDV comes from the exons ATGATGGATATAGAATGTAGCTCAGAGTTGAATGAACAGCCTCAGATGCTTCCTCCTCCACCTGGGACCTTTATAGATCGTGAAGAACTTATCCAGCATGTTGGTGAATTTGCTGTATCGCAAGGGTATGTGGTTACTATTAAGCAATCTAAGAGGGACAAAGTGGTAGTCCTTGGCTGTGACAGAGGAGGTGTCTATCGTAACAGGAGGAAACCTATTGATGAGTCTGCTGAATGTATTCGCAGAAGGAGAACTGGTTCTCGACTTACAAACTGTCCCTTTGAAGTTGTTGGTAAAAAGGATGATGGGTTGTGGGTACTTACTGTTAAAAATGGTACACACAACCATGAACCCTTGAAGGACATTGCAGAACATCCATCCGCCCGTCGTTTTTCTGAGAAAGAAGTCTTGTTGATAAAAGAAATGACAGAAGCTGGATTAAAACCTCGGCAAATTCTAAAGAGACTGAGACAAAGCAACCCTGATCTTTTATCAACACCAAAGCATGTTTATAATGTCAAGGCCAAGCTTCGGCAAGGAAATATGTCAG TGAGAAACTACAAGTCATTGAAACCTCAGAAATCTGCTGTAAGAAACAATTATCTATCAGTTATGGAGCCATCTTGGAGGCAACATAACCCTCCG AGGGTTCCCAATCTCATCGGGGGCAGATTTGTTGATTCACAGTCATTTGCTTCAATTGATGTTATAAACCCT GCAACACAGGAAGTGGTTTCTCAAGTTCCTCTGACTACAAATGAGGAGTTCAGAGCAGCAGTTTTTGCAGCAAAACGGGCTTTCCCATCATGGCGTAACACTCAAAGTACCATCCGACAGCGTATAATGTTCAAGTTTCAAGAGCTCATTAGGAGAGACATT GATAAGCTTGCTATGAACATTACCAATGAACACGGGAAGGCATTGAAGGATGCGTACGATGATGTCTTGTGTGGGTTAG AGGTGGTTGAACATGCTTGTGGATTGGCGAATTTGCAAATTGGTGAATTTGTTTCCAATATATCTAATGGAGTTGATTCTTATAGCATTAGAGAGCCTCTTGGTGTTTGTGCTGGTATTTGTCCTTTCGACTTTCCAGCTATGATCCCTTTATGG ATGTTTTCTACTGCGGTTACTTGTGGTAATACTTTTATACTAAAGCCGTCAGAGAAGGATCCAG GGGCTGCTGTGATGCTTGCTGAGCTAGCAGCGGAGGCTGGCCTGCCTAATGGTGTCTTAAATATTGTTCATGGCTCCAAT GAAATCATTAGTACCATATGTGATGATGATGACATCAAAGCTGTATCTTTTGTTGGTCCAAGTACT GCTGGTTCTTATGTGTATTCTAGAGCTTCTGCTAAAGGAAAGCGTGTTCAG TGCAATATTGGAGCAAAAAATCATGCAGTTGTAATGCCTGACGCAAGCATGGATACTACCCTAAATGCTCTAGTTACAGCTGGCTTTGGTGGGGCAGGGCAGAAGCGCATGTCACTAAGTACAGTTGTCTTTGTTGGAGGCTTGACCCCATG GGAAGATAAACTGGTGGAGCGTGCGCAAGCACTTAGAGTACAACCCGGAACAGAACCCGATACAGACATTGGTCCGGTGATTAGCAAGCAG GCAAAGGAACTCATATGCAGATTGATCCAATCAAGTGTTGGCAGTGGTGCAAAACTAGTAGTTGATGGGAGAAATATTCTg GTTCCGGGGTATGAACATGGTAACTTCATTGGCCCAACAATCTTATCCAATGTCAAGGTCAGCATGGAATGTTACAAG GAGGAAACTTGTGGCCCGGTTCTCCTGTGCATGGAG GCAGACAACATAGAAGAGGCTATAGACATTGTTAACAGGAACAA ATATGGCAATGGAGCTTCAATATTTACTACATCAGGTGTAACAGCAAGGAAATTTCAAACCGAGATTGAGGTTGGGCAG GTTGGCATCAATATTCCAATTTCAGCCCCATTCCCTTTTTCATGTTTTACAAGCTTAAAGCCATTGTTCGCCGGTGATATCAATTTCGATG GCAAGGCAGGAATTCAATTCTACACCCAGATTAAAACAGTTTCTCAACAATGGAAGGATGTAGCAGCAGGCACTAGCAGTGATGTATAA
- the LOC108476342 gene encoding methylmalonate-semialdehyde dehydrogenase [acylating], mitochondrial-like isoform X1, with protein MMDIECSSELNEQPQMLPPPPGTFIDREELIQHVGEFAVSQGYVVTIKQSKRDKVVVLGCDRGGVYRNRRKPIDESAECIRRRRTGSRLTNCPFEVVGKKDDGLWVLTVKNGTHNHEPLKDIAEHPSARRFSEKEVLLIKEMTEAGLKPRQILKRLRQSNPDLLSTPKHVYNVKAKLRQGNMSVRNYKSLKPQKSAVRNNYLSVMEPSWRQHNPPRVPNLIGGRFVDSQSFASIDVINPATQEVVSQVPLTTNEEFRAAVFAAKRAFPSWRNTQSTIRQRIMFKFQELIRRDIDKLAMNITNEHGKALKDAYDDVLCGLEVVEHACGLANLQIGEFVSNISNGVDSYSIREPLGVCAGICPFDFPAMIPLWMFSTAVTCGNTFILKPSEKDPGAAVMLAELAAEAGLPNGVLNIVHGSNEIISTICDDDDIKAVSFVGPSTAGSYVYSRASAKGKRVQCNIGAKNHAVVMPDASMDTTLNALVTAGFGGAGQKRMSLSTVVFVGGLTPWEDKLVERAQALRVQPGTEPDTDIGPVISKQAKELICRLIQSSVGSGAKLVVDGRNILVPGYEHGNFIGPTILSNVKVSMECYKLIQEETCGPVLLCMEADNIEEAIDIVNRNKYGNGASIFTTSGVTARKFQTEIEVGQVGINIPISAPFPFSCFTSLKPLFAGDINFDGKAGIQFYTQIKTVSQQWKDVAAGTSSDV; from the exons ATGATGGATATAGAATGTAGCTCAGAGTTGAATGAACAGCCTCAGATGCTTCCTCCTCCACCTGGGACCTTTATAGATCGTGAAGAACTTATCCAGCATGTTGGTGAATTTGCTGTATCGCAAGGGTATGTGGTTACTATTAAGCAATCTAAGAGGGACAAAGTGGTAGTCCTTGGCTGTGACAGAGGAGGTGTCTATCGTAACAGGAGGAAACCTATTGATGAGTCTGCTGAATGTATTCGCAGAAGGAGAACTGGTTCTCGACTTACAAACTGTCCCTTTGAAGTTGTTGGTAAAAAGGATGATGGGTTGTGGGTACTTACTGTTAAAAATGGTACACACAACCATGAACCCTTGAAGGACATTGCAGAACATCCATCCGCCCGTCGTTTTTCTGAGAAAGAAGTCTTGTTGATAAAAGAAATGACAGAAGCTGGATTAAAACCTCGGCAAATTCTAAAGAGACTGAGACAAAGCAACCCTGATCTTTTATCAACACCAAAGCATGTTTATAATGTCAAGGCCAAGCTTCGGCAAGGAAATATGTCAG TGAGAAACTACAAGTCATTGAAACCTCAGAAATCTGCTGTAAGAAACAATTATCTATCAGTTATGGAGCCATCTTGGAGGCAACATAACCCTCCG AGGGTTCCCAATCTCATCGGGGGCAGATTTGTTGATTCACAGTCATTTGCTTCAATTGATGTTATAAACCCT GCAACACAGGAAGTGGTTTCTCAAGTTCCTCTGACTACAAATGAGGAGTTCAGAGCAGCAGTTTTTGCAGCAAAACGGGCTTTCCCATCATGGCGTAACACTCAAAGTACCATCCGACAGCGTATAATGTTCAAGTTTCAAGAGCTCATTAGGAGAGACATT GATAAGCTTGCTATGAACATTACCAATGAACACGGGAAGGCATTGAAGGATGCGTACGATGATGTCTTGTGTGGGTTAG AGGTGGTTGAACATGCTTGTGGATTGGCGAATTTGCAAATTGGTGAATTTGTTTCCAATATATCTAATGGAGTTGATTCTTATAGCATTAGAGAGCCTCTTGGTGTTTGTGCTGGTATTTGTCCTTTCGACTTTCCAGCTATGATCCCTTTATGG ATGTTTTCTACTGCGGTTACTTGTGGTAATACTTTTATACTAAAGCCGTCAGAGAAGGATCCAG GGGCTGCTGTGATGCTTGCTGAGCTAGCAGCGGAGGCTGGCCTGCCTAATGGTGTCTTAAATATTGTTCATGGCTCCAAT GAAATCATTAGTACCATATGTGATGATGATGACATCAAAGCTGTATCTTTTGTTGGTCCAAGTACT GCTGGTTCTTATGTGTATTCTAGAGCTTCTGCTAAAGGAAAGCGTGTTCAG TGCAATATTGGAGCAAAAAATCATGCAGTTGTAATGCCTGACGCAAGCATGGATACTACCCTAAATGCTCTAGTTACAGCTGGCTTTGGTGGGGCAGGGCAGAAGCGCATGTCACTAAGTACAGTTGTCTTTGTTGGAGGCTTGACCCCATG GGAAGATAAACTGGTGGAGCGTGCGCAAGCACTTAGAGTACAACCCGGAACAGAACCCGATACAGACATTGGTCCGGTGATTAGCAAGCAG GCAAAGGAACTCATATGCAGATTGATCCAATCAAGTGTTGGCAGTGGTGCAAAACTAGTAGTTGATGGGAGAAATATTCTg GTTCCGGGGTATGAACATGGTAACTTCATTGGCCCAACAATCTTATCCAATGTCAAGGTCAGCATGGAATGTTACAAG CTGATACAGGAGGAAACTTGTGGCCCGGTTCTCCTGTGCATGGAG GCAGACAACATAGAAGAGGCTATAGACATTGTTAACAGGAACAA ATATGGCAATGGAGCTTCAATATTTACTACATCAGGTGTAACAGCAAGGAAATTTCAAACCGAGATTGAGGTTGGGCAG GTTGGCATCAATATTCCAATTTCAGCCCCATTCCCTTTTTCATGTTTTACAAGCTTAAAGCCATTGTTCGCCGGTGATATCAATTTCGATG GCAAGGCAGGAATTCAATTCTACACCCAGATTAAAACAGTTTCTCAACAATGGAAGGATGTAGCAGCAGGCACTAGCAGTGATGTATAA
- the LOC108476235 gene encoding methylmalonate-semialdehyde dehydrogenase [acylating], mitochondrial, giving the protein MMMRFSLQKVKNLPALRPQVLASASPRFSTAAESSFNHRNPSRVPNLIGGAFVDSKSTSTIDVINPATQEVVSQIPLTTNEEFKAAVAAAKQAFPSWRNTPITTRQRIMFKLQELIRRDMDKLAKNITTEQGKTLKDAHGDVFRGLEVVEHSCGMATLKMGEYVPNVASGIDTYSIREPLGVCAGICPFNFPAMIPLWMFPVAVTCGNTFVLKPSEKDPGASIMLAELAMEAGLPPGVLNIVHGTNDIVNAICDDDDIRAISFVGSNTAGMHIYGRASAKGKRVQSNMGAKNHGIVMPDANKDATLNALLAAGFGAAGQRCMALSTIVFVGDSESWLNDLVERAKGLKVNAGIEPNADLGPVISKQAKERICRLVQSGVESGAKLLLDGRNIVVPGYEQGNFIGPTILTGVTADMECYKEEIFGPVLVCMKADSLEDALNIVNRNKYGNGASIFTTSGAVARKFQTEVEAGQVGINVPIPVPLPFFSFTGNKSSFAGDLNFYGKAGVNFFTQIKTVTQQWKDLPSGSGVSLAMPTSQKL; this is encoded by the exons ATGATGATGCGATTTTCACTTCAAAAAG TGAAGAATTTACCGGCTTTAAGGCCTCAGGTTTTGGCTTCTGCGAGTCCTCGTTTCTCTACTGCTGCCGAATCTTCTTTTAATCACCGTAATCCTTCG AGGGTTCCTAATCTTATAGGAGGTGCTTTTGTTGATTCGAAATCAACATCAACCATTGATGTTATAAACCCT GCGACACAAGAAGTTGTTTCACAAATTCCTTTAACTACAAATGAAGAGTTCAAAGCTGCAGTGGCTGCAGCAAAGCAAGCTTTCCCGTCATGGCGAAATACCCCAATTACAACTCGTCAGCGTATTATGTTCAAACTCCAAGAGCTTATTCGTAGGGATATG gATAAACTGGCCAAGAATATTACAACTGAACAGGGCAAGACATTGAAGGATGCTCATGGAGATGTCTTTCGAGGACTTG AGGTGGTGGAACATAGTTGTGGAATGGCAACCCTGAAAATGGGAGAGTATGTCCCCAATGTAGCTAGTGGAATCGATACATATAGTATTAGAGAACCACTAGGTGTTTGTGCTGGGATTTGTCCCTTCAACTTTCCAGCAATGATTCCCTTATGG ATGTTCCCTGTCGCAGTTACATGTGGTAATACCTTTGTTTTAAAGCCATCAGAAAAGGATCCTG GGGCATCCATAATGCTGGCTGAGTTAGCAATGGAAGCTGGTCTGCCCCCGGGTGTCTTAAATATAGTTCATGGCACCAAT GACATTGTTAATGCTATTTGTGATGATGACGATATCAGAGCTATATCATTTGTTGGTTCTAATACT gCTGGCATGCACATATATGGAAGAGCTTCTGCTAAAGGAAAACGTGTGCAG TCCAATATGGGGGCCAAAAATCATGGCATTGTCATGCCTGATGCAAACAAGGATGCTACACTAAATGCTCTACTTGCTGCTGGTTTTGGTGCTGCTGGACAAAGGTGCATGGCACTTAGCACAATAGTCTTTGTTGGTGACTCTGAATCATG GTTGAATGACCTGGTTGAGCGTGCCAAAGGTCTTAAAGTTAATGCTGGAATTGAACCCAATGCAGACCTTGGTCCAGTGATTAGCAAACAG GCTAAAGAACGAATATGCAGATTAGTTCAATCTGGAGTTGAGAGTGGTGCAAAACTACTGCTTGATGGGAGAAATATCGTG GTTCCAGGATATGAGCAAGGAAATTTTATTGGTCCGACAATTTTAACTGGTGTCACAGCTGACATGGAATGCTATAAG GAGGAAATCTTCGGCCCAGTTCTTGTTTGCATGAAG GCTGACAGCTTGGAAGACGCTTTAAACATTGTTAACAGAAACAA ATATGGTAATGGTGCTTCTATATTTACTACATCCGGTGCTGTAGCGAGGAAATTCCAGACAGAGGTTGAGGCTGGGCAG GTTGGCATCAATGTCCCCATACCAGTTCCCTTGCCGTTTTTCTCATTTACTGGCAATAAATCATCTTTCGCAGGCGACCTTAACTTTTATG GCAAGGCTGGAGTTAACTTTTTCACCCAGATTAAAACAGTTACTCAACAATGGAAGGATTTACCTAGCGGCAGCGGTGTTTCCCTAGCGATGCCAACATCACAGAAGTTATAA